A portion of the Ferrimonas lipolytica genome contains these proteins:
- a CDS encoding ExeA family protein, with protein MYLYHFGLKKLPFTLTPNTQFYYQLPPHQEALQVLHTALAAGEGFIKVTGEVGTGKTMICRKLINELADKYQFAWLPNPYLNGDELRRALAAELGLPVQQDALLLTQTIGNKLMRSAMKNKPVVVVVDEAQALPNDSLEALRLFTNLETESFKLLQVVLLGQPELDHRLAQPELRQLRQRITFSYRLRGLSVDECYGYLQHRLQIAGFTQQSLFSPALTKLLWRASGGIPRLLNVLAHKSLMLGFGSGQANLDKSIVRKAIVDTEAAHQPQFWDNWPRSTPLWLALCGLLVAGVWLRFFAELAI; from the coding sequence ATGTACCTGTACCATTTTGGCCTAAAAAAACTGCCGTTTACGCTTACCCCTAATACGCAGTTTTATTATCAGTTGCCTCCCCATCAGGAGGCGCTACAGGTACTTCATACTGCCTTGGCTGCTGGGGAAGGCTTCATCAAGGTGACTGGTGAGGTTGGCACTGGCAAAACCATGATCTGCCGCAAACTCATTAACGAGTTAGCGGATAAGTATCAATTCGCCTGGCTACCGAACCCTTATCTTAATGGCGATGAGCTGCGCCGTGCTCTAGCGGCTGAGTTAGGGCTACCAGTACAACAAGACGCGCTACTGCTCACTCAAACCATTGGCAATAAGCTGATGCGTAGTGCCATGAAAAACAAGCCAGTGGTGGTGGTGGTTGATGAGGCACAGGCGTTACCAAATGACAGTTTGGAAGCGTTGCGGTTGTTTACTAACCTCGAGACCGAAAGCTTTAAGTTATTGCAGGTGGTGTTGTTGGGACAACCGGAGTTGGATCACCGTCTTGCTCAGCCGGAGTTGCGTCAATTACGGCAACGAATCACCTTTTCCTATCGCTTACGGGGCCTCTCTGTTGACGAGTGCTATGGCTATCTGCAGCACCGCTTACAGATCGCAGGCTTCACTCAACAATCGCTATTTAGCCCAGCGCTGACCAAGTTGCTATGGCGTGCCAGTGGCGGTATTCCTCGCTTACTCAATGTATTGGCTCACAAATCATTAATGCTGGGCTTTGGTTCTGGCCAAGCCAATCTCGATAAGAGCATTGTTCGCAAAGCCATTGTCGATACTGAAGCGGCACATCAGCCTCAGTTTTGGGACAACTGGCCGCGTAGTACACCGCTGTGGTTAGCGCTATGCGGGTTATTGGTAGCAGGTGTGTGGCTGCGCTTTTTTGCGGAGTTGGCTATATGA
- a CDS encoding general secretion pathway protein GspB: MLDIIKVMMLMLALPAAANSIDPTEPPSWSIPVVKQQQAKGELESIVIQGKQRLVIIGGKSYREGDRWGQQRIRTIHRDQVVLSDGSKLSLFPQISEMSQEH, from the coding sequence GTGTTGGATATCATCAAGGTGATGATGCTAATGCTGGCGTTGCCAGCAGCCGCTAACAGCATCGACCCTACTGAGCCTCCAAGTTGGAGTATCCCAGTAGTGAAACAGCAACAAGCCAAGGGCGAACTGGAATCCATTGTGATTCAAGGTAAGCAACGCTTGGTGATTATTGGTGGTAAAAGTTACCGCGAAGGCGATAGGTGGGGGCAACAAAGGATCCGCACCATTCATCGAGATCAAGTCGTACTGAGTGATGGCAGCAAACTAAGCCTATTTCCTCAGATCAGTGAGATGAGTCAGGAGCATTGA
- the gspM gene encoding type II secretion system protein GspM, producing MKQQWQHYVKLFSGLNQRERVLIGVSAWFAIVLLGYTFGIEPALKITTKADNQNTQLVRENKQLEQQIELLLAQLQQDPNQQLTQQSQQLQQQIESIEGALQQELVDLVVPEQMAASLALLLAKAEGVDLIKLEILSSEAMTEQGGLYRHGVLLELEGSYFALQSALARMEQMERRFYWRQFSYKVTDFPLARLQLHLDTLGTEQEPIRVGYHQGDDANAGVASSR from the coding sequence ATGAAGCAGCAATGGCAGCATTACGTCAAACTCTTTAGTGGCCTAAACCAGCGTGAGCGAGTACTTATTGGTGTTTCAGCTTGGTTTGCTATCGTGCTGTTGGGTTACACCTTTGGTATCGAGCCAGCGCTTAAAATCACAACCAAGGCTGACAATCAAAACACCCAACTGGTGCGTGAAAATAAGCAACTAGAACAGCAAATTGAATTGCTGTTGGCACAGTTACAGCAAGATCCTAACCAACAGCTAACGCAGCAATCACAGCAATTGCAGCAACAGATCGAGTCGATTGAAGGGGCGCTGCAGCAAGAGCTGGTAGATTTAGTGGTACCGGAACAGATGGCGGCTTCGTTGGCCCTTCTGCTTGCCAAAGCCGAAGGGGTCGATTTGATTAAATTGGAGATTCTGAGCAGTGAAGCGATGACCGAGCAGGGCGGTTTATATCGTCATGGGGTGTTATTGGAGCTGGAAGGCAGTTACTTCGCATTACAGTCAGCACTGGCGCGGATGGAGCAGATGGAACGCCGTTTTTATTGGCGCCAGTTTAGTTACAAGGTAACGGACTTTCCGTTGGCTCGATTGCAACTGCACTTAGATACATTGGGGACTGAACAGGAGCCTATCCGTGTTGGATATCATCAAGGTGATGATGCTAATGCTGGCGTTGCCAGCAGCCGCTAA
- a CDS encoding prepilin-type N-terminal cleavage/methylation domain-containing protein → MNTQKQRGFTFVELVIVVVILGLLAAVALPRFINLTDEAEVAAAEGVGGGFAAAVGLVRAQWEVDGRRNDNILLNGSTVNVNQFGYPTNDSNRDSSNMSSADCGGVFDDILQSTPSYLTSANDDLRDARYYVRVETNGVGTVKDLEGNDVANVDMCHYFLTSALELDASTGRPETADPVDAAGTVGFSYNPGTGQIISFDN, encoded by the coding sequence ATGAATACACAAAAACAACGAGGCTTTACCTTCGTCGAATTGGTTATCGTCGTGGTGATTTTAGGCTTACTGGCAGCTGTTGCCCTACCACGCTTTATTAACTTAACCGATGAAGCTGAAGTCGCTGCTGCAGAGGGTGTTGGCGGTGGTTTTGCCGCAGCAGTTGGTTTGGTTCGCGCCCAGTGGGAAGTGGATGGTCGTCGCAACGACAACATCTTACTGAACGGTAGTACCGTTAATGTTAACCAGTTTGGTTACCCTACTAACGATAGCAACCGTGACAGTAGCAATATGTCTAGTGCCGATTGCGGTGGCGTGTTTGACGATATCCTGCAAAGCACCCCGTCTTACCTGACCTCGGCAAACGATGATCTTCGTGATGCACGTTATTACGTTCGAGTGGAGACCAATGGTGTTGGTACTGTTAAGGATTTAGAGGGTAACGACGTTGCCAACGTTGATATGTGCCATTACTTCTTAACCTCTGCCCTAGAGCTTGATGCGAGTACTGGCCGTCCTGAAACTGCTGACCCAGTTGACGCAGCCGGTACCGTTGGCTTCAGCTACAACCCGGGCACTGGCCAGATCATTAGCTTTGATAACTAA
- a CDS encoding type IV pilus modification PilV family protein: MQTERGFTLIEAVIGMVVLAISLTLLSTLLYPLAERSADAFIRAQNAQVGKAVLAELNGRHFDRTTPAGGGTVTSITCCGDDGNLCPGADSDPREWQLLDNFHNYQGNAEELLGGDHYDRFEVGISVNCQRSAGWQGDAKSITVTVTSPSGEAMKFSQMRGNF; encoded by the coding sequence ATGCAGACTGAGCGCGGCTTTACCCTGATTGAAGCCGTTATCGGCATGGTGGTGTTGGCGATATCATTAACGCTGCTCAGTACGCTGTTATACCCCTTAGCGGAACGCTCCGCCGATGCTTTTATCCGTGCTCAAAATGCTCAAGTTGGTAAAGCAGTGCTAGCCGAACTTAACGGGCGTCACTTTGATCGAACCACCCCAGCAGGTGGTGGTACCGTCACTTCGATAACTTGCTGTGGCGATGATGGCAATTTGTGCCCCGGTGCAGATAGTGATCCACGCGAGTGGCAGTTACTCGATAACTTCCATAACTATCAAGGTAATGCTGAGGAGTTATTGGGCGGCGATCACTATGACCGATTTGAGGTTGGTATTAGCGTTAATTGCCAACGCAGTGCCGGCTGGCAGGGAGACGCTAAGTCGATAACCGTAACGGTAACCAGCCCCAGTGGTGAAGCGATGAAGTTTAGCCAAATGCGGGGTAACTTCTGA
- a CDS encoding type II secretion system F family protein, producing MPQYQYQGRGPGGNKVDGTLEANSESAAMEQLMRRSIIPLELKPISERKGLEFKALFQSKIPTTALLLFTRQMQSLAKSGIPLLQALTGLAEGQDNELMKETLLDLRDQLVQGHPLSAAMNQHPRVFSAMYVAMIHVGENTGNLDEAFGRLHQHIEQDSETKRQVKAAMRYPTIVVAVIAVAMVVLNIFVIPQFASMFAKFGAELPLPTRILIGTSDFFVNYWWLLTIGVIAAFFGIRAYLLSAAGAYNWDKFKLRMPLLGSLIRRATLSRFSRSLAMMLRGGVPIHQSLQLVSEAVDNTYMQQSIVTMRRGIEGGDSLQRVAGQSGLFTALVMQMISVGEETGRLDELLDDAAEFYDREVEHELKGLTAKLEPILLVIVACMLAVLALGIYLPMWDMFSAVQGH from the coding sequence ATGCCTCAATATCAATATCAAGGACGAGGTCCCGGTGGCAACAAAGTGGATGGCACTTTAGAGGCCAATAGCGAAAGTGCGGCGATGGAACAGCTGATGCGGCGGTCGATAATCCCGCTCGAGCTTAAGCCAATCAGTGAGCGCAAAGGGCTTGAGTTTAAGGCGCTGTTTCAATCGAAGATTCCGACAACAGCCTTGCTGTTATTTACGCGACAGATGCAGTCGCTGGCTAAATCGGGGATCCCATTGCTGCAAGCTTTAACGGGCTTGGCTGAAGGACAAGATAACGAGTTAATGAAGGAAACCTTGCTCGATCTGCGTGATCAGTTAGTGCAAGGGCACCCGCTGTCTGCGGCGATGAACCAACATCCGCGAGTGTTTAGCGCCATGTATGTGGCGATGATCCACGTTGGTGAAAATACCGGTAACTTGGATGAGGCTTTTGGCCGTTTGCATCAGCACATCGAGCAAGACTCTGAGACCAAACGCCAAGTCAAAGCAGCGATGCGCTATCCGACGATTGTGGTCGCGGTGATTGCCGTAGCAATGGTGGTATTGAATATCTTTGTGATCCCCCAGTTTGCCAGCATGTTTGCCAAGTTCGGTGCTGAATTGCCGCTGCCTACCCGAATCCTTATCGGTACGTCTGATTTTTTTGTCAACTATTGGTGGCTGCTAACTATTGGCGTCATTGCCGCCTTTTTTGGGATCCGTGCTTATCTGTTGTCGGCAGCTGGTGCCTATAACTGGGATAAATTCAAACTGCGGATGCCGTTGCTTGGCAGCTTGATCCGTCGTGCCACCTTGAGCCGGTTTAGCCGCAGCCTAGCGATGATGTTGCGCGGTGGGGTGCCGATCCATCAATCGTTGCAATTGGTTTCCGAAGCAGTCGACAACACTTACATGCAGCAAAGCATTGTTACCATGCGCCGAGGGATTGAAGGTGGTGATAGTTTGCAGCGGGTTGCTGGTCAAAGTGGCTTGTTTACTGCGCTGGTGATGCAGATGATTTCGGTAGGCGAAGAAACAGGCCGTTTGGATGAGCTGTTGGATGATGCTGCCGAGTTTTACGATCGTGAGGTTGAACACGAGCTAAAAGGCTTAACCGCCAAGCTTGAACCAATCTTACTGGTGATTGTGGCGTGTATGTTAGCGGTATTGGCATTGGGTATCTATCTGCCGATGTGGGATATGTTCAGCGCAGTACAGGGACACTGA
- a CDS encoding GspE/PulE family protein, whose protein sequence is MKPQLKQRLGDLLVAEGAVTEEQVMAALTAQKSGGRKLGRTLIDMGAITEEQLLTILSQQMAIPFLDISRRRIAPALVQLLPEVHARRYRALVVEADEDGVLLAMSDPADLAALDTLETLLAPRQIRLAVATEGQLLDAFDNLYRHTEKIASIAGELQEEYGDEQDFTLSGLMADDDGGDATVVRLLQSIFEDAMQVRASDIHIEPDENVLRIRYRVDGQLMENTLTEFRVANALVLRIKLMSGLDISEKRLPQDGRFQFTIAQHEVDVRVSTMPVQNGEAVVMRLLDQSAGLLDIAKTGMPDAIQRRLRAQINRPHGMILVTGPTGSGKTTTLYGLLNELNQPSNKIITVEDPVEYRLDRINQVQVNQKIGLTFSQVLRTTLRQDPDIIMVGEMRDQETVEIGLRAALTGHLVLSTLHTNDAISSTLRLIDMGAAPYLVSSALRAILAQRLVRRICNHCATEVEAEPAEKAWLTHVADAQVAARTFHRGVGCQRCNQTGFRGRIGVYELLELDEPMIDALRDGDPLAFAKAARRNPSFQPLALAALDYASQGLTTLSEAMRLAEDISELSQSLAQRIDES, encoded by the coding sequence ATGAAACCACAATTAAAACAACGCTTAGGTGATTTGCTGGTAGCCGAAGGCGCCGTAACCGAAGAGCAGGTAATGGCGGCGTTAACCGCGCAAAAAAGTGGTGGGCGTAAGCTCGGTCGTACCCTGATTGATATGGGAGCGATTACCGAGGAGCAGCTGCTGACCATTTTGTCGCAGCAGATGGCAATTCCATTCCTTGATATCAGTCGCCGTCGTATTGCCCCTGCGTTGGTGCAGTTATTACCCGAGGTTCACGCTCGTCGTTACCGCGCTTTAGTGGTTGAAGCCGATGAAGATGGGGTGTTGCTCGCTATGAGCGATCCCGCTGATCTGGCCGCGTTGGATACCCTAGAAACGCTGTTGGCTCCGCGCCAGATCCGCCTAGCGGTTGCGACAGAAGGGCAGCTGCTGGACGCGTTTGACAACCTTTACCGCCACACAGAAAAGATCGCCTCAATTGCTGGTGAGTTGCAAGAAGAGTATGGCGACGAGCAAGACTTCACTCTGTCTGGATTGATGGCCGATGACGACGGTGGTGACGCGACCGTAGTGCGGCTACTGCAATCGATTTTTGAAGATGCGATGCAGGTACGTGCATCGGATATTCACATTGAGCCGGATGAGAACGTATTGCGGATTCGCTACCGGGTTGATGGTCAGTTGATGGAGAACACCTTAACCGAGTTCCGAGTCGCTAATGCCTTGGTGCTGCGGATTAAGTTGATGTCTGGGCTCGATATTTCGGAGAAGCGCTTACCGCAAGATGGTCGTTTCCAGTTTACCATCGCCCAGCATGAGGTTGATGTGCGAGTATCCACCATGCCGGTCCAAAATGGCGAAGCAGTGGTGATGCGTTTGCTGGACCAATCGGCGGGCCTGCTCGATATTGCCAAAACCGGTATGCCCGATGCGATTCAACGTCGCTTACGAGCACAGATTAATCGTCCCCACGGCATGATTTTGGTTACCGGCCCAACTGGTTCAGGTAAAACCACCACGCTGTATGGTTTGTTGAATGAGCTTAACCAGCCGAGCAATAAGATCATCACCGTTGAGGATCCTGTCGAATATCGCCTCGACCGCATTAACCAAGTACAGGTAAACCAGAAGATCGGCTTAACCTTTTCGCAAGTGCTGCGTACCACCTTACGTCAGGATCCGGACATCATCATGGTTGGTGAGATGCGTGATCAAGAGACCGTTGAAATTGGCCTGCGAGCCGCCCTAACCGGTCATTTGGTGTTATCAACCTTGCACACCAACGACGCCATTAGCTCGACCTTGCGCTTAATCGATATGGGCGCCGCACCTTACTTGGTTTCATCGGCACTGCGGGCTATTCTGGCCCAGCGTTTGGTGCGTCGGATCTGCAATCATTGCGCCACTGAGGTTGAGGCAGAACCAGCTGAAAAAGCCTGGTTAACCCACGTTGCAGATGCTCAAGTAGCGGCACGAACCTTCCATCGCGGTGTTGGTTGTCAGCGCTGTAACCAAACCGGCTTCCGCGGTCGTATCGGGGTATATGAACTGCTTGAGCTTGATGAACCGATGATTGATGCCCTGCGCGACGGCGACCCACTTGCCTTTGCCAAAGCGGCGCGCCGTAACCCAAGCTTCCAGCCGTTGGCTTTAGCTGCGCTTGATTACGCCAGCCAAGGTTTAACTACGCTGTCAGAGGCGATGCGCTTAGCTGAAGACATCAGCGAACTCAGCCAGAGTCTGGCTCAACGAATAGACGAGTCTTGA
- a CDS encoding PulJ/GspJ family protein has translation MKQVGYRGFTLVEMVVTIVVIAVLALGVTSFITYGMQIYKTSTAWQQQMSQLRLASQRFTAEVGQAVPGTVRVWPETDVNGDSIALGCITFRPLESAERLLANPLVGTTDHIVSYLPNCCSTSDCSGCSATEVALFDGYQPYFYSINSANISSCGTDCSLAELELSGTIEPATYSSNDRFFMARPMVEWCVVGEQIRRNNVLMGEGLTNDLGVCANSVAGDPQCPFVSEPPALGRNNLVRLQWWFAVDGQQQRWVQEVQLANVP, from the coding sequence ATGAAGCAAGTGGGTTATCGTGGGTTTACCTTAGTCGAGATGGTGGTCACTATTGTGGTGATTGCGGTGTTGGCGCTTGGGGTTACCAGTTTTATTACCTACGGGATGCAGATCTATAAGACCAGTACCGCGTGGCAACAGCAGATGAGCCAGTTGCGATTGGCCTCGCAGCGCTTTACTGCTGAGGTAGGGCAAGCCGTTCCCGGTACCGTAAGAGTTTGGCCTGAAACTGATGTTAATGGTGACTCAATTGCACTGGGTTGCATCACCTTTAGGCCGCTTGAATCGGCGGAGCGTTTATTGGCTAATCCTCTAGTTGGGACGACGGATCATATCGTCAGTTACCTTCCTAACTGCTGTTCAACTTCAGATTGTAGCGGTTGCAGCGCGACAGAAGTGGCGCTGTTCGATGGTTATCAGCCCTATTTCTATTCGATTAATAGTGCCAACATCTCCAGTTGCGGTACCGACTGCAGTCTCGCTGAGCTGGAGCTCAGTGGCACAATTGAGCCAGCCACATATTCATCCAATGACCGCTTTTTTATGGCCAGACCAATGGTGGAATGGTGCGTTGTCGGTGAACAGATTCGGCGCAACAATGTATTGATGGGTGAGGGGCTTACTAACGATCTCGGTGTTTGTGCCAACTCAGTGGCAGGTGATCCACAGTGCCCATTTGTTTCAGAACCACCAGCCCTGGGCCGTAATAACCTAGTGCGCTTGCAATGGTGGTTTGCGGTTGATGGTCAACAACAACGCTGGGTACAGGAGGTACAACTTGCGAATGTACCTTAG
- the mshL gene encoding pilus (MSHA type) biogenesis protein MshL produces the protein MERVMKGCWTAALLLGISGCQNMPSEHIEPTDSLNALDEAMQASERANTTPPPLPLSVQQQIQRSALTPTAPTEPLIDIAANGVDAQVFFASLAGNSDYNVAVHPSVQGTISLNLRRVTLKQALVTVQDMYGYEIRRSGSVIQIYPAGLRSETIPVNYLLMQRNGLSVTSVNSGRISDENDSSSDSSSDDNDSDSSRSSSDSDSSDSTNGTFITSRTDTDFWTQLEQVLQQMVGNGPGRNVIVLPQAGLVTVKGSPSELREVKEFLKRAETNLTRQVVLEARILEVKLSDGYQQGIDWSDVTASIGNSGNIDVRGDTTSGSFGDTVTDAIGGITGLTFSGTDFSAVVTLLDTQGDVDTLSSPRVTAVNNQKAVIKVGTDEYFVTDYSSFSTGTDNDNVESDIELTPFFSGIALDVTPQISADGDVLLHVHPSVTEISEQNKSISGGSEPTILPLAQSEIRESDTLVRARSGDVVVIGGLMKTSNYQYESKVPILGDIPILGELFTNRAQQTDKTELVILLRPTIVGKNTWSEQLKRTQSKITDWY, from the coding sequence ATGGAACGTGTAATGAAAGGCTGCTGGACGGCAGCGCTGCTGCTAGGGATTAGCGGTTGTCAAAATATGCCATCAGAGCATATTGAACCCACTGATTCGCTCAATGCGTTAGATGAAGCCATGCAGGCAAGCGAAAGAGCCAACACCACACCGCCACCATTGCCGCTGTCAGTACAGCAGCAGATTCAACGCAGCGCACTAACACCAACGGCACCTACCGAGCCGTTGATCGACATTGCCGCCAACGGTGTTGATGCACAGGTGTTTTTTGCCAGCTTAGCGGGCAATAGTGATTACAATGTTGCCGTTCACCCAAGTGTTCAGGGCACTATTTCACTCAATTTACGCCGAGTGACTCTAAAGCAAGCGTTGGTGACCGTGCAAGACATGTACGGTTACGAGATTCGCCGCAGCGGCAGTGTTATACAGATTTACCCAGCCGGTCTACGCAGTGAAACCATCCCCGTTAACTATCTGCTGATGCAACGTAACGGCTTGAGTGTGACTTCAGTAAACTCTGGTCGTATTAGTGATGAAAATGATTCCAGTTCGGACTCTAGCTCGGATGATAACGATTCTGATTCCTCCAGATCCTCGAGCGACAGTGACAGCAGCGACTCCACCAACGGCACCTTTATCACTAGCCGCACCGATACCGATTTTTGGACTCAACTTGAGCAAGTCCTACAGCAGATGGTTGGCAACGGTCCAGGACGTAACGTGATTGTGCTGCCGCAAGCTGGGCTCGTCACGGTGAAAGGCTCACCAAGTGAATTGCGTGAAGTGAAGGAGTTCCTCAAGCGTGCTGAAACCAACCTCACCCGTCAGGTTGTGCTAGAAGCGCGGATCCTCGAAGTCAAACTAAGTGATGGCTACCAGCAGGGTATCGATTGGTCTGATGTCACCGCCAGCATAGGTAACTCAGGTAACATTGATGTTAGAGGCGATACCACCTCAGGTAGCTTTGGCGATACAGTAACCGATGCAATTGGCGGCATTACCGGCTTAACCTTTTCTGGTACTGACTTCTCAGCCGTGGTGACCTTGCTTGATACCCAAGGTGACGTGGATACGTTATCTAGCCCTCGTGTGACTGCGGTGAATAACCAAAAGGCGGTTATTAAAGTGGGAACCGATGAGTACTTCGTCACGGACTACAGCTCGTTCTCAACCGGTACAGACAACGACAACGTTGAGTCAGACATTGAACTAACGCCATTTTTCTCAGGAATTGCGCTGGATGTGACGCCACAGATCAGTGCCGATGGTGACGTACTACTCCATGTACACCCTTCAGTTACCGAGATCTCTGAGCAAAATAAATCCATCAGCGGCGGTTCAGAACCAACCATTTTGCCATTGGCACAAAGTGAGATTCGTGAGTCGGATACCTTGGTTCGAGCTCGCAGCGGTGATGTGGTGGTGATTGGTGGTTTGATGAAGACCAGCAACTATCAGTACGAATCTAAGGTGCCAATTTTAGGTGATATCCCAATCTTAGGTGAGCTGTTTACCAACCGCGCTCAACAAACCGATAAGACCGAACTGGTGATCTTGTTACGGCCAACAATCGTTGGCAAAAATACCTGGAGCGAGCAACTTAAACGTACCCAGAGTAAAATCACTGACTGGTATTAA
- a CDS encoding type II secretion system protein, with product MMQSKLRGFTLIELVVTILLIAILAVTVAPRFFSSNAFDATITRDALITQLRAAQQASMAGQTCALAVTSAQFQLSGDCAAEAFLLEKTQVVLDRIPTFSVTFNREGTPLATGAGNNCSTGCDIYVSADELLKLRIESQGYVHAD from the coding sequence ATGATGCAGTCAAAACTGCGCGGTTTCACCCTTATCGAACTGGTGGTTACTATCTTGTTGATAGCCATCTTAGCGGTAACGGTGGCACCGCGCTTTTTTAGTTCTAATGCCTTTGATGCCACAATTACTCGTGATGCATTGATCACCCAACTGCGCGCCGCGCAGCAAGCGAGTATGGCGGGGCAAACTTGTGCCCTAGCGGTAACCAGTGCCCAATTTCAGCTCAGTGGCGACTGTGCTGCTGAGGCGTTTTTACTTGAGAAGACTCAAGTCGTTCTTGACCGAATTCCAACCTTCTCAGTTACCTTTAACCGCGAAGGGACGCCACTAGCAACTGGGGCCGGCAATAACTGCAGCACTGGCTGCGATATCTATGTTAGTGCCGATGAGCTGTTGAAGTTACGTATTGAATCCCAAGGCTATGTGCATGCAGACTGA
- a CDS encoding tetratricopeptide repeat protein — protein MSIINDTLKQLERSGRNPSAIAPTFSASQVVTAAKPRAKHKWLVVVLLLAIVLWLWWPTLTPLLANMSADNNKLLTPSEPDVAIETSLPVALEPQAQTIASVALPDTQLTPVPVEEAAVIEPNAPDLAEVESNAVQAVAKTMIEVEQPQPIRRDEATPVLANINQQPTFSAPVKSAESTPKRVGKVTQPQPVATLQVQPSPLSPQQLAQQLWQQAQTETDPRATLQRALELDPELHQARVALISLMPVDEAERLLQRALAQYPRYAGYAIVAAQRAINRDEHTLAQQWLQFSQSLSVEPVQLAQRATLLQQLQQHEMAAQDWQQLAQLQPNNPNWWVSLAYNLEFIASSDQAINAYQQALLLPGLDASATDYAQQRLQQLRGSK, from the coding sequence ATGAGTATTATCAACGATACCTTAAAGCAGCTCGAGCGCTCAGGCCGCAACCCCAGTGCCATTGCTCCAACATTCAGTGCCAGCCAAGTGGTTACAGCGGCGAAACCCAGAGCAAAACACAAATGGTTGGTTGTTGTGTTGCTGCTGGCCATAGTGCTGTGGCTGTGGTGGCCAACGTTAACGCCATTGCTCGCCAACATGAGTGCCGATAATAACAAGCTGTTGACACCCAGTGAACCTGACGTGGCCATTGAAACATCATTACCGGTAGCGCTTGAGCCACAAGCACAAACGATCGCCTCGGTAGCGCTGCCCGATACACAACTTACACCAGTACCTGTTGAGGAAGCTGCTGTGATTGAGCCTAATGCACCCGATCTGGCTGAGGTTGAATCCAATGCGGTTCAAGCTGTCGCTAAAACCATGATTGAAGTTGAACAGCCTCAGCCGATAAGGCGAGATGAAGCGACTCCAGTGCTGGCTAATATCAATCAGCAGCCGACGTTCTCAGCGCCAGTAAAGAGCGCTGAATCGACTCCGAAACGAGTAGGGAAAGTTACTCAGCCCCAACCTGTTGCGACCTTACAAGTTCAACCTTCGCCGTTGTCACCGCAACAACTAGCACAACAGTTGTGGCAGCAGGCCCAGACTGAAACCGATCCCCGCGCAACACTGCAACGGGCATTAGAGCTTGATCCCGAGCTCCATCAAGCACGTGTTGCACTGATTTCGCTGATGCCAGTTGATGAAGCGGAGCGTTTGTTGCAGCGGGCGCTAGCGCAATATCCACGATACGCCGGTTACGCCATTGTTGCGGCCCAGCGTGCCATAAACCGAGATGAGCACACGCTGGCGCAACAGTGGCTGCAGTTTAGTCAGTCGTTATCAGTTGAACCGGTGCAGTTAGCGCAGCGAGCAACCTTGTTGCAGCAACTGCAACAGCACGAGATGGCCGCACAGGATTGGCAACAGCTGGCACAACTGCAACCCAATAACCCGAATTGGTGGGTCAGTTTGGCTTACAACCTTGAATTTATCGCAAGCAGTGATCAAGCCATTAATGCGTATCAACAGGCGTTGTTGCTACCGGGATTAGATGCCAGTGCAACCGACTATGCGCAGCAACGTCTGCAGCAGTTAAGAGGCAGTAAATGA
- a CDS encoding prepilin-type N-terminal cleavage/methylation domain-containing protein, producing the protein MQKQKGFTLIELVVVIVILGILAAVAAPKFIDISSDARIATLNGVEGALKSGNELVHSKALVAGQEDNDSYKVDADGNGVDSGQVTSLVNGYVPHTEAGINLIFDNSGDWSVIAVDGDTSVRIYPEDIVVTDETDSPACYVDYVQSAGDGVKPTYTLEGDGC; encoded by the coding sequence ATGCAGAAACAAAAAGGCTTTACCCTAATTGAACTGGTCGTAGTGATCGTAATTTTAGGCATTCTTGCAGCAGTTGCTGCACCAAAGTTTATCGATATATCTTCTGATGCGCGTATTGCGACTTTGAATGGTGTTGAAGGTGCTCTTAAAAGTGGTAATGAGTTAGTGCATTCAAAAGCTCTCGTTGCTGGTCAAGAAGATAATGACAGCTATAAAGTTGATGCTGATGGTAACGGTGTCGATTCAGGTCAAGTTACTTCTTTGGTGAACGGTTACGTTCCGCATACTGAAGCTGGAATCAATCTGATTTTCGACAACTCTGGAGATTGGAGTGTTATTGCTGTTGATGGTGATACTTCTGTGCGCATTTATCCTGAAGATATCGTGGTTACTGATGAGACGGATTCGCCTGCTTGCTACGTTGATTATGTTCAGTCTGCTGGAGATGGAGTTAAGCCGACTTATACTCTCGAAGGTGACGGCTGTTAA